The Salvia hispanica cultivar TCC Black 2014 unplaced genomic scaffold, UniMelb_Shisp_WGS_1.0 HiC_scaffold_231, whole genome shotgun sequence genomic interval TATTTATCTAATATTTATTGTCTGTGAAATTATAGTAACAACATTTATTGCATTCGGtgttaaatttataagtttcAGTTATTTCTCACCTGCCACAACTAATCAGTTTATATAAATCTTGAATCAAATCaatatactatttttcattacatttcaaTTTGTCGACCAAAAATGGGAAAGAAAGTGGTCTTGACACTATTCATCTGGCTCCTCTCTTCTGCTGTTCCCTCCAAAGGTTTCACACTTTTCTTCAACATTTTTAGTACAGAACAATTTGATTTCTGACATTGATATTTGAAGCAGGAAAGGATGATGTTGGTGGAAGAAATGTGAAGCTGCTGTTCGCGTTCGGAGATTCGTATGCAGACACGGGAAACCTGCCGTCGGTCTCAGTATCGTGGAAGACTCCTTACGGCCTCACTTACCCCGGAGAACCTTCTGGAAGATTCTCCGATGGTCGGGTTCTCACAGATTACATTGGTATGTTCACACATAtattaactatttatattaattgacTCGACCTCTCGATTTATTGGTTGGAAGAGAACTATCCTATAGTATTTCggttttactaattaattaatgagttactacctccgtcccccaaaatttgctacactttgacccgacacgggttttaagaaatgtaatgaaaagtgagttgaaaaagttggtgggatgtgggtcctacttttaaagtattagttttataataaaatgtgagtatgaatgagttagtggaatatggggtccactaccaaaaatggtaaaagtgaagtgtatcaaattttcagggacggaccggaatggtaatatgtatcgTATAATAAGATATTGGTGTGATCTCAAAAAGTAtatatcacatttttttctaataagaattatgaaaatttctaCTATATATGCGACATAGGATTTTTTATTGAAGTCCTATTCGTATTGTCAATCAGTAATTTCTCACCTATCGTTACTAGTGTTTTCTTATGTTGGTTCAATTAtagtaatgaaattaaatactacgaagtttgatttataaattatatatacataagaAGAAGAGTGATTTAAGGCAACCAAGACCAAAACACAAGTTCATTATAACTAGTGTTTTCCATGGATCAACAACATAtgataattcttttttatgtgctatattttactatgataatattttttgtatatacaataatatttcGTTCATGGTTAACAACatacgttttttaaaatattggttTACTGAGTTCATTGCATTTTTAGCATACCCAAATGGAAAATTAGGCCCTCTTGCGATATTGCGATGCATATTTGATTCGGCTCAATTGTTACACCTTGCAGCCTCGTTTTTTGGTGTAAGGGCGCCTTTGGTGTACCGTCGGATCAAGAATTCCGGCGCAAAATCAGTGGTAGAAAATGGGATCAATTTTGCTCATGGAGGGTCTGGGGTGTTCCAGACATTGTATGATCTACCAAACATGACCACACAAATTGATTTTCTCCAACAACTTATAGAGAAAAACGTGTTTGCCACACACGACTTGAGTTCCTCAATCGCCCTCGTGTCCCTTGCCGGCAACGACTATGGTGCTTATCTAGCTAGAAACGGCGCCTTCCAGGTATTAAAGTTGTTCAACAAATTACATTTCCCATTTTtctaatcatatttttatttatatatcgtgtgtctatttataaataataatatcccaatcattactataaaaaaaatcacggacaacaaaataaatcaatttactCTACTAACTTTTAgtgattttatcatttttatcacaACATTTGAAATTTATCTCTCACttaattttatccattttttttttaatttgatattttttcaatcttgTCAACTTAGTATCAAATTCTATTATCGGAATTTCACTCCAACAATATAATGGTGAAATGTTTTGTCGGAGTTGGCCAATTAGTTTTCTTCCAAAGTAAATTATATACGtgaagattaatttttttaaaaagtaattatatgAAAACTTTTTTGTCCCTTTTAAGGTGGCGAGCGGAAAATAATGAACTAGCTAATGTATTCAAGATAATTACGTAGGTTGAAAATTATAggctaaaattaatataattactaaagataaaaatttataaatttcaatgtaatttaaaataaatataaaattattaaaagtcGGGATATATTCGATCATTAACCCTATTTCTTTTATCACGACGAACCTTGTGAGTCAGGGACTAGAAGGATTCTCAAGATCAGTGATCAACCAACTGATGTCAAATGTGAAGAGGCTAAATAGCTTTGgaatcaagaaaatatttgtGACAGGAATTGGACCCTTAGGTTGTTTGCCTCAAAGCACAGCCTCAAATTCATACCAAAATTGCAATGCAGCACTCAATAATTTCTCAATGTCACACAACCAATTGTTGGagcaaaatatatttcaattgaACTCTGAGGCTGCTTCTCCTATCTTCACATATTTGGACCTCTACACTAGCTTCCTTTCTGCCTTGGGTACGAAATCTCGAATTCCCCAAAACGTTTCTGACTAATAGATCACGGGTTTGAATTTCACCTAACGTTTTGGGTTTTTGTGGAATTTAATTAGGAGATGGGCCAAATAGATTGAAGCCATGTTGCAGTGGTGAGTGTGGAGGAGTTGACAAGAACGGGAAAAAGAAGTATGTGGTGTGCGGGGATCTTAGCCGTTCGATTTTTTGGGATTCGATCCATCCGTCCGATTCGGGTTGGGGTGCTGTTTTTTCTACTCTCAGGGAATCTATGCAAACTAATCTTGgttagtttatattttctattgtgCTCAGACGACCTATGTGGTCTAAAATATTCCCTTcgtctttattattttattgaacttTCTTTTTATGAGTGCATTTATGGatgcattattaaattgaaattgtcCGTTCAGTTGGACTGATAATTCCGATCATGGAATCATGATTCAGTTTCGGAATTTTTGGAATAGTTAATAATCTTTGGCTCATAATCATGGTAACTTGGAGAAAATTGTTAAAAACCATGCAAAATTGCCTAAAATGATTGATTTTAGATTGGAATTGAATCTTTCGGTTACCAATTTAAACTCGAAACTGTAAATTTACTTGGCTGACTAATTACACTTCCGCTTctcttaataaaataatatttatgttgtgtatttttttatttatttatcaaaataaaaggttGCTAGTTGAGTTGGATCTAAATACAATAGgaaacttgtttttttttttttttaacattcgGGTAAGAGAGCAATTCATGAAATCAACTAAACGAGGTCACCCAAAGGCCAAAGCCCAATGGATAATggaatttgttttaatttatactgctaaactttaaataaaaagcCAATGAAGTTGAGATCCAACATTCAAAGGTTCAAATTGAGATAGTATATTGAAAGGCCCTTCccctaaaaaaaactaacaaaattctaccaaaaacgtaaaggtaacaaatgaaataaattaacataTCATAAGACTCAACAGCATATCAAACAAACTGCGACTTTTGGccattttatagtagtattattgaGTTATCACAATTCGTTTATTATTAACTAGTACAATTTGTACTACCATAACTAATCTTGAAAATTATGGATTACCTAGAATAATCGAGTAA includes:
- the LOC125198744 gene encoding GDSL esterase/lipase At5g03610-like, producing the protein MGKKVVLTLFIWLLSSAVPSKGKDDVGGRNVKLLFAFGDSYADTGNLPSVSVSWKTPYGLTYPGEPSGRFSDGRVLTDYIASFFGVRAPLVYRRIKNSGAKSVVENGINFAHGGSGVFQTLYDLPNMTTQIDFLQQLIEKNVFATHDLSSSIALVSLAGNDYGAYLARNGAFQGLEGFSRSVINQLMSNVKRLNSFGIKKIFVTGIGPLGCLPQSTASNSYQNCNAALNNFSMSHNQLLEQNIFQLNSEAASPIFTYLDLYTSFLSALGDGPNRLKPCCSGECGGVDKNGKKKYVVCGDLSRSIFWDSIHPSDSGWGAVFSTLRESMQTNLG